The following coding sequences are from one Musa acuminata AAA Group cultivar baxijiao chromosome BXJ1-6, Cavendish_Baxijiao_AAA, whole genome shotgun sequence window:
- the LOC135677851 gene encoding TATA-box-binding protein-like isoform X1, translating into MADQGSQGKQLLSRHPSGVVFTIQNVVSTVNMDCKLDLKTIALLARNSEYNPKRFAAIIMRIREPKTTALMFASGQMVCTGAKSEQQSKLAARKFARIVQKLGFPAKFKDFKIQNMLSSCDIKFPIRLEGLSYSHDAFCSYEPEIFPGLIYRMRQSRMVLLIFASGKIILTGAKSEDDTHAAFENIYPVLTEFRKIQQ; encoded by the exons ATGGCCGATCAGGGTTCGCAGGGGAAGCAGCTACTTTCCAGGCATCCATCTGGAGTTGTTTTCACTATCCA GAATGTTGTTTCAACAGTAAACATGGATTGTAAGTTGGATCTTAAGACCATAGCTCTACTAGCCCGTAATTCAGAGTACAATCCCAAG CGTTTTGCTGCAATCATAATGAGAATACGAGAACCAAAAACCACAGCATTGATGTTCGCATCTGGACAAATG GTTTGTACTGGAGCAAAGAGTGAGCAGCAATCGAAGCTCGCAGCACGGAAG tttgcTCGTATTGTCCAGAAGCTTGGCTTCCCAGCCAAATTCAAG GATTTTAAAATCCAGAATATGCTTAGTTCATGTGACATCAAGTTTCCCATAAGGCTTGAGGGCCTTTCCTATTCTCATGATGCCTTCTGTAGT TATGAACCAGAGATCTTTCCTGGTCTGATATATCGGATGAGACAATCAAGGAtggtacttctcatttttgcttccGGCAAGATTATTCTCACTGGGGCTAAG TCGGAAGATGACACACATGCTGCGTTTGAGAATATCTATCCAGTCCTTACAGAATTCAGGAAAATCCAGCAATG A
- the LOC103989439 gene encoding homocysteine S-methyltransferase 2, whose protein sequence is MGFGSGDPQAVMREFLHQVGGCAVIDGGLATELEANGADLNDPLWSAKCLISSPHLIRKVHLDYLEAGAHVIITSSYQATIQGFKSRGFSQVESEDLLRRSVEIAREARDIFYNDCLRGYGGHSDIKKHTVLVAASVGSYGAYLADGSEYSGHYGKDMTIENLKDFHRRRLEVLAEGGADLIAFETIPNKLEAQAYAELLEEDNISIPAWFSFNSKDGVNVVSGDSLTECVSIADSCKKVVAVGINCTPPRFIHGLILSIKKVTKKPILIYPNSGERYDADKKEWVESTGVTDEDFVSYVQVWHEAGACLIGGCCRTTPNTIRGISLALQKEHAIPRESVP, encoded by the exons ATGGGGTTTGGGAGCGGCGATCCGCAGGCGGTGATGAGGGAGTTTCTGCACCAGGTCGGGGGCTGCGCGGTCATCGACGGCGGGCTCGCAACGGAGCTCGAGGCCAACGGCGCCGATCTCAACGACCCTCTCTGGAGCGCCAAATGCCTCATTAGCTCTCCCCACCTCATCCGCAAG GTTCATCTGGACTATCTTGAAGCTGGTGCACATGTTATAATCACATCATCCTATCAG GCTACCATTCAGGGTTTCAAGTCAAGGGGCTTCTCTCAAGTAGAAAGTGAAGACTTATTGCGGAGAAGTGTTGAAATTGCACGTGAAGCTCGTGATATATTTTATAACGATTGCTTAAGAGGATATGGTGGCCATAGTGACATTAAAAAGCACACTGTTTTGGTGGCGGCCTCCGTAGGAAGCTATGGAGCTTATTTAGCAGATGGTTCTGAGTATAG TGGGCACTATGGCAAAGATATGACCATAGAAAATTTGAAGGATTTTCATAGAAGAAGACTTGAGGTCCTTGCTGAAGGAGGTGCTGATTTGATAGCTTTTGAAACAATTCCAAATAAATTGGAAGCTCAG GCATATGCTGAACTTCTTGAGGAAGATAATATAAGCATTCCTGCTTGGTTTTCTTTTAATTCAAAGGATGGTGTTAATGTGGTTAGTGGAGATTCATTGACTGAATGTGTCTCGATTGCTGATTCATGTAAGAAGGTAGTGGCTGTTGGAATAAACTGCACTCCTCCGAGATTCATCCATGGATTAATCCTCTCCATAAAAAAG GTGACAAAGAAACCAATTTTGATATATCCAAATAGTGGAGAGAGATATGATGCTGATAAAAAGGAATGGGTG GAATCCACTGGTGTCACCGATGAAGATTTTGTTTCTTATGTTCAAGTATGGCATGAAGCTGGAGCCTGCCTGATTGGAGGCTGTTGCAGGACTACTCCGAACACGATAAGAGGCATATCTCTTGCTCTTCAGAAGGAACATGCCATTCCAAGAGAATCTGTACCATAA
- the LOC103989857 gene encoding pentatricopeptide repeat-containing protein At3g26782, mitochondrial, whose protein sequence is MEITVHLGAALINTYARCGSIKESRRVFDGIPERDLISWTAIICGYGMHRLVEDAELLFRSDGVTFMGLLMGFSHKGLVQKGQQYYRRMIQQYGFKSTLEHHSSMVDKLGRAGRLDEAEEFIGNMDVEPDASVWGGLLNACKIYGNVDIGERVIKQILRIDPGYAGWYVLMSKIYVFARCWDGVARMRLLMKENRISKPHGWSSIEIGGQMHTFLAFDRWHPRSNEIYMFLKDLKKRMLIEHYVPEIKHVVSKLDEEHKEDMLRGHSERLAIAFGILGTGDGEVVRVIKNLRVCVDCHTATQVRK, encoded by the coding sequence ATGGAGATCACTGTTCACTTGGGCGCAGCTCTGATAAACACGTATGCTCGGTGCGGTAGCATTAAAGAATCTCGAAGGGTGTTCGATGGAATACCTGAGAGAGATTTGATCAGTTGGACTGCCATCATTTGTGGATATGGGATGCATAGACTAGTTGAAGATGCGGAGCTTCTCTTTAGGTCCGATGGTGTCACCTTCATGGGGCTTTTGATGGGATTCAGCCATAAAGGACTGGTTCAAAAGGGTCAACAATACTATCGCAGAATGATCCAACAGTATGGTTTTAAGTCTACTCTGGAGCACCACAGTTCCATGGTTGATAAGCTTGGTCGAGCAGGTAGACTGGATGAGGCTGAGGAGTTCATTGGAAACATGGACGTGGAGCCTGATGCAAGTGTTTGGGGTGGCCTTCTTAATGCCTGCAAAATTTACGGGAATGTTGACATTGGTGAGCGAGTCATCAAACAGATTCTGAGGATCGACCCTGGCTATGCAGGTTGGTACGTCCTGATGTCTAAGATCTATGTGTTTGCGAGATGTTGGGATGGTGTTGCGAGGATGAGGCTTCTGATGAAGGAGAATAGGATATCAAAGCCTCATGGATGGAGTTCGATCGAGATTGGAGGTCAAATGCACACCTTCCTTGCGTTCGATAGGTGGCACCCTAGGTCGAACGAGATATACATGTTTCTCAAGGACCTCAAAAAGAGGATGCTTATCGAGCATTATGTGCCGGAGATAAaacatgtggtaagcaaattggaTGAGGAACACAAGGAAGACATGCTCCGTGGCCATAGCGAGCGATTAGCCATTGCATTTGGGATCTTAGGCACAGGAGATGGTGAAGTGGTGAGGGTGATTAAGAACTTGAGAGTGTGTGTAGATTGCCACACCGCCACCCAAGTTCGTAAGTAA
- the LOC135677851 gene encoding TATA-box-binding protein-like isoform X2 encodes MADQGSQGKQLLSRHPSGVVFTIQNVVSTVNMDCKLDLKTIALLARNSEYNPKRFAAIIMRIREPKTTALMFASGQMVCTGAKSEQQSKLAARKFARIVQKLGFPAKFKYEPEIFPGLIYRMRQSRMVLLIFASGKIILTGAKSEDDTHAAFENIYPVLTEFRKIQQ; translated from the exons ATGGCCGATCAGGGTTCGCAGGGGAAGCAGCTACTTTCCAGGCATCCATCTGGAGTTGTTTTCACTATCCA GAATGTTGTTTCAACAGTAAACATGGATTGTAAGTTGGATCTTAAGACCATAGCTCTACTAGCCCGTAATTCAGAGTACAATCCCAAG CGTTTTGCTGCAATCATAATGAGAATACGAGAACCAAAAACCACAGCATTGATGTTCGCATCTGGACAAATG GTTTGTACTGGAGCAAAGAGTGAGCAGCAATCGAAGCTCGCAGCACGGAAG tttgcTCGTATTGTCCAGAAGCTTGGCTTCCCAGCCAAATTCAAG TATGAACCAGAGATCTTTCCTGGTCTGATATATCGGATGAGACAATCAAGGAtggtacttctcatttttgcttccGGCAAGATTATTCTCACTGGGGCTAAG TCGGAAGATGACACACATGCTGCGTTTGAGAATATCTATCCAGTCCTTACAGAATTCAGGAAAATCCAGCAATG A
- the LOC135677549 gene encoding uncharacterized protein LOC135677549: protein MDQHRGVGAKEEEDREEKKTVPEITLRPFTLSDVDDFMTWATDDRVMRFSRRPTCTTKDECLTHMKDLIMPHPWCRAICIDDDGWPVGLVSVMPAPGADVHRASIGFAIAYDYWGHGIATAAVKKAASAVFEEWPFLERLDAIAEVNNTASRRVLGKAGFQREAVLKSYLALRGESKDMVMYSLLSADYMVR from the coding sequence ATGGATCAACACAGGGGTGTGggagcaaaagaagaagaagatagagaGGAGAAGAAGACCGTCCCCGAGATCACCCTCCGGCCATTCACGCTCTCCGACGTCGACGACTTCATGACATGGGCGACCGACGACCGCGTCATGCGCTTCTCACGAAGACCTACGTGCACTACCAAGGACGAGTGCCTGACTCACATGAAGGACCTCATCATGCCTCACCCGTGGTGCCGCGCCATTTGCATCGACGATGACGGCTGGCCGGTGGGCTTAGTCTCCGTTATGCCGGCTCCGGGGGCTGACGTCCACCGAGCCTCGATCGGCTTCGCCATCGCCTACGACTACTGGGGCCACGGAATCGCCACCGCAGCGGTGAAGAAGGCGGCGTCTGCCGTCTTCGAAGAGTGGCCGTTTCTGGAGAGGCTCGACGCCATAGCCGAGGTGAACAACACTGCCTCTCGGAGGGTGCTGGGGAAGGCTGGGTTCCAGAGAGAGGCTGTGCTCAAAAGCTATCTTGCGTTGAGAGGGGAAAGCAAGGACATGGTCATGTATAGTTTGCTCTCTGCTGATTATATGGTTCGGTGA
- the LOC135677053 gene encoding vicilin Cor a 11.0101-like, with protein MVAKSEAFLLCLTVLVLSATVVLGYRGLGVDNPQDPEQRLQQCRQQCQQQQRGQEQRIQCQHRCEDRYQEEMRERGRPGQGGDDDPARRRFDDCRQRCGHQHPHDEQQRRQCESRCEAQYEEERRGRREVAVGVQTHEDPGRRYRQCRQECTQRAQDKRQLQQCEHRCEEEYKEQRHREGNPRQKKEETTTGETNPYFFDRDSFYEQVRTEHGHVMVLENFLEKSEFLLGIANYRIAIVGLNPRAFLVPHHLDADAIYYVARGCGVLTLVCEEKKETHELRRGDILEAPAGAIIYMINKDSNKEFLLIKLLHPVSTPGRFEVFYGAGGQNPKSFFPSFSDEILEAAFNTRRDRLSRIFGQQRKGGIVEASEEQVRALSRHASEGGQWPFGESKGPFNLLEKRPIYSSRRGQMHEADGDDYRPLKQLDLRVSHANLTEGSMVAPFYDSRSTKIAVILEGSGYVETICPHLSERGRSREEGGERHEGREGGQRYQKVRSQVSRGTVAIVPPGHPSVTVASRGGNLEAVCFEIRAERNVRNFLAGRNNVLKQLDREAKELSFDMPAREVDEVLNAQGEQIIVAGPEERERRERPLLPMLEIAEAFM; from the exons ATGGTGGCCAAATCGGAAGCTTTTCTTCTTTGCCTTACCGTCCTCGTCTTGTCGGCCACTGTAGTTCTGGGTTACCGCGGTCTCGGTGTCGACAACCCGCAGGATCCCGAGCAGCGGCTGCAGCAGTGCAGGCAGCAGTGCCAGCAGCAGCAGCGCGGCCAGGAGCAGCGGATTCAGTGCCAGCACCGGTGCGAAGACCGGTACCAAGAAGAAATGCGGGAGCGTGGGCGGCCCGGACAGGGTGGCGACGATGACCCCGCTCGGCGGCGGTTCGATGATTGCAGGCAGCGGTGCGGGCACCAGCACCCACACGACGAACAGCAGCGCAGGCAGTGCGAGAGCCGGTGCGAGGCGCAGTACGAGGAAGAGCGAAGGGGGCGGCGGGAGGTCGCTGTTGGAGTACAAACCCACGAAGATCCTGGAAGGCGATACCGGCAATGCCGCCAGGAGTGCACGCAGAGAGCACAAGATAAGAGGCAGCTACAACAGTGCGAGCATCGGTGCGAGGAGGAGTACAAAGAGCAGCGCCACCGTGAAGGTAACCCTCGCCAGAAGAAGGAAGAGACGACGACTGGGGAGACGAATCCCTACTTCTTCGATCGAGATAGCTTCTATGAACAAGTGAGGACGGAGCATGGTCATGTCATGGTCCTCGAAAACTTCTTGGAGAAGTCGGAGTTCCTACTGGGGATCGCCAACTACCGCATCGCTATAGTTGGGTTGAATCCTCGTGCGTTCTTGGTGCCTCATCACTTGGATGCTGATGCAATCTACTATGTCGCGAGAG GGTGTGGAGTCTTAACTTTGGTATGCGAAGAGAAGAAGGAAACGCATGAGCTCCGCCGGGGAGATATCCTGGAGGCGCCGGCAGGAGCAATTATTTACATGATCAACAAAGACAGCAATAAGGAGTTTCTCTTGATCAAGCTCCTTCATCCGGTTTCTACACCTGGCCGCTTCGAG GTCTTCTATGGTGCTGGAGGACAAAATCCTAAGTCGTTCTTCCCGAGTTTCAGCGACGAAATCTTGGAAGCTGCCTTCAAC ACGCGACGAGATCGATTGAGCAGAATCTTTGGGCAACAGCGGAAAGGAGGCATTGTGGAGGCGTCCGAGGAGCAGGTCCGCGCACTGAGCCGCCACGCCTCCGAGGGTGGCCAATGGCCGTTTGGCGAATCTAAGGGTCCATTCAATCTCCTCGAGAAGCGACCGATCTATTCGAGCAGACGGGGACAGATGCACGAGGCCGACGGCGACGACTACCGGCCGCTTAAACAGTTGGACCTCCGAGTCTCCCATGCTAACCTTACCGAG GGCTCCATGGTTGCACCATTCTACGACTCCAGGTCGACAAAGATCGCCGTAATACTGGAAGGAAGTGGCTACGTCGAGACTATATGCCCTCATTTGTCTGAGCGAGGCAGGAGCAGGGAGGAGGGCGGAGAAAGACACGAGGGCCGGGAAGGAGGTCAGCGCTATCAAAAGGTCCGCTCCCAGGTCTCGCGCGGCACCGTGGCCATCGTCCCTCCGGGCCACCCTTCAGTGACCGTCGCTTCGCGCGGCGGAAACCTCGAGGCCGTATGCTTCGAGATCCGCGCCGAGAGGAACGTGAGGAACTTCCTCGCAG GGAGGAACAATGTGTTGAAGCAGCTGGATAGGGAGGCCAAGGAGCTGTCGTTCGACATGCCGGCCAGGGAGGTTGATGAGGTGCTCAACGCGCAGGGCGAGCAGATCATCGTCGCCGGCCCGGAGGAGCGGGAGCGCCGTGAACGTCCGCTGCTGCCCATGCTCGAGATCGCCGAGGCTTTCATGTGA
- the LOC135586138 gene encoding pentatricopeptide repeat-containing protein At2g13600-like: MKEIKKNAKTDISYDQRHNPARKQSRKYIDCSTKLPSPTKAIVISSATDHESKQKVEHKSQESRLSKTHPLSNHHLLPRLHHHAPLPHDGFKSLLSLLRRSSSFVLPQLHARILESRLAHAYLASDDLPPAGLPLERDHQRVLRRFWEAVDVCDRMLVRGVRPNEFTFTFVLPACAGVRSASEGRRAHGNVLSFRCGSNVFVATALVDMYGKCGDVRVARKVFDGMPVRGTASFNALIVGYVLNGEYKQAISIFNQMQESAVQFDAMTVVGVLQACSYLGALQRGR; encoded by the exons ATGAAGGAGATTAAGAAAAATGCAAAAACTGATATTTCATACGATCAGAGGCACAACCCAGCAAGAAAGCAGAGCAGAAAG TATATAGATTGCAGCACTAAGCTACCAAGTCCGACTAAAGCAATTGTAATCTCCTCAGCCACAGACCATGAAAGCAAGCAAAAGGTCGAACACAAGTCGCAAGAATCGAGGCTGAGCAAAACGCACCCTCTCTCaaaccaccacctcctcccccgACTCCATCACCACGCACCGCTGCCTCATGACGGCTTCAAGTCTCTTCTTTCCCTCCTCCGCCGCTCCTCCTCTTTCGTCCTCCCCCAACTCCACGCAAGAATCCTCGAGTCCCGCCTCGCCCACGCCTACCTCGCGTCCGATGACCTGCCCCCCGCCGGTCTTCCTCTGGAACGAGACCATCAAAGGGTGCTCCGACGCTTCTGGGAGGCCGTTGACGTGTGCGACCGGATGCTCGTGCGCGGCGTGCGGCCGAACGAGTTCACCTTCACCTTCGTCCTCCCGGCCTGCGCCGGTGTGCGGTCAGCCTCCGAGGGCCGTAGGGCCCACGGCAACGTGCTGAGCTTCAGGTGCGGCTCCAACGTCTTCGTCGCAACCGCGCTCGTCGATATGTATGGGAAGTGTGGTGACGTACGCGTGGCGAGGAAGGTGTTTGACGGAATGCCCGTGCGAGGTACCGCGAGCTTTAACGCTCTGATTGTTGG GTACGTGTTGAACGGTGAATATAAGCAAGCGATATCCATATTCAACCAAATGCAAGAATCCGCAGTCCAATTCGATGCGATGACCGTGGTCGGTGTGTTGCAGGCTTGTTCCTATCTCGGTGCCCTGCAACGAGGAAGATAG